From a region of the Beduinella massiliensis genome:
- a CDS encoding toxic anion resistance protein: MNEPSVPELKLGTENTVPTLTTEPTPQTAPAAQTASAAQTAPAPQTASVPQAAPEDPSLTLEALSAEERKAVLDFVDKIDVEDSRVVLSYGAAAQQQISAFSDKVLENVRTKDTNEVGDMLSKLVAEIKGFDVDDEKKGGLFGWLKKSSSSVVEMKARYDKVEVNVDTIVTALRGHQEQLLKDITMLDEMYALNQKYFRELTLYIVAGEERLKALREQELPPLIAHAKETGDAADAQRANDFAAMIDRFEKKIHDLKLSRMVSIQMGPQVRLMQNNDTILSEKIQSTIVNTIPLWKSQMVIALGMAHAQGALKAQQAVTDVTNDLLKKNAELLKTGTIETAKAAERGIIDIETVRAANVALIDTITEVQRIQTEGANARAQAQQELNRLEKELKDKLLETR; encoded by the coding sequence ATGAACGAACCGTCCGTCCCCGAACTGAAGCTCGGGACAGAGAATACAGTGCCCACCCTCACCACCGAACCCACCCCGCAGACGGCGCCCGCCGCGCAGACGGCGTCTGCCGCGCAGACGGCGCCCGCCCCGCAGACAGCGTCTGTCCCGCAGGCGGCGCCCGAGGACCCCTCGCTCACGTTGGAAGCGCTCAGCGCCGAGGAACGCAAGGCCGTGCTCGACTTCGTGGACAAGATCGACGTGGAGGACAGCCGCGTGGTGCTCTCCTACGGCGCGGCCGCGCAGCAGCAGATCTCCGCCTTTTCGGACAAGGTGCTGGAAAACGTGCGCACCAAGGACACAAACGAGGTCGGAGACATGCTCTCCAAGCTGGTCGCCGAGATCAAGGGCTTCGACGTGGACGACGAGAAGAAGGGCGGCCTCTTCGGCTGGCTCAAAAAGAGCTCTTCCAGCGTGGTGGAGATGAAAGCCCGCTACGACAAGGTCGAGGTGAACGTGGACACCATCGTGACCGCGCTGCGCGGGCACCAGGAGCAGCTCCTGAAGGACATCACCATGCTCGACGAGATGTACGCGCTCAACCAGAAGTACTTCCGCGAGCTGACGCTCTACATCGTCGCGGGCGAGGAGCGGCTCAAGGCGCTGCGCGAACAGGAGCTGCCGCCCCTGATCGCGCACGCGAAGGAGACGGGGGACGCCGCCGACGCGCAGCGGGCCAACGACTTCGCCGCGATGATCGACCGCTTTGAAAAGAAGATTCACGACCTGAAGCTCTCGCGCATGGTCTCCATCCAGATGGGGCCGCAGGTGCGCCTGATGCAAAACAACGATACCATCCTCTCCGAAAAGATTCAGTCCACCATCGTCAACACCATCCCGCTGTGGAAGAGCCAGATGGTCATCGCGCTGGGCATGGCGCACGCGCAGGGCGCGCTCAAGGCGCAGCAGGCCGTGACGGACGTCACCAACGACCTGCTCAAGAAGAACGCGGAGCTGCTCAAGACCGGCACCATCGAGACGGCGAAGGCGGCCGAGCGTGGCATCATCGACATCGAAACCGTGCGCGCCGCGAACGTCGCGCTGATCGACACCATCACCGAGGTGCAGCGCATCCAGACCGAGGGCGCGAACGCCCGCGCGCAGGCGCAGCAGGAGCTGAACCGCCTGGAAAAGGAGCTCAAGGATAAGCTGCTGGAAACCCGATAA